In Euphorbia lathyris chromosome 10, ddEupLath1.1, whole genome shotgun sequence, the DNA window AAACTAGTTTCTTCTTCTCCGCTCCGCCGATATGCTTTGAGGAGAAAGAATGAAGCTCattttccttcttccttctcctctctatatatgtttttttttgttttttttatttattttagttagagtttATGTATTTTATCGTATCTTTTTATTAGTTTGAATTGTATTTTCTCTCtataattttttcatttatacATTTTTCAGATTTAACAAGGGCGGAAACAGTTGATCTTGATCGTATCATTATATCTATATGGTTGCAAAAGAAATAATGCAGATCTGAATGTTCGGAATGATCTAAATGATGAAGAGGAGATTGCAATTGCTTTTCTGTGGATTTAGATTTACGAAAAGTATATGATTTATCATTCATTTGCGTTAGTTGACATTTTATAGCTAgcctttttcttttatccgtGGATCTTATATTAGTTTTGGCATGTATTTATGTGATGTTTtattctttattatttttttctatatttatattttttccatATAATGGAATGATATAAGttcataataaaaaattgactccacaaaaaaaaatttcaaagtgATTTTAATACTTTATCCCTAATAATTTTAGAAGGCAATAGAGCTAATTAaaatttatccctaataatTTTACCAGTCATGTTTGCACCTTAATGATCAAAACtgtaattttaaaagattatgtATCtacttaaaatttaatatttttctatTATGTTTACACAAGAATAATGGATAAATTACATCTATGtctttcaactttttttttacttttattacaTATTTTAACTTTAAAATCGGATATTATAGTTCttaaaaaatttacattttattaatattatagcTTGTTTTATCGTTGATGAATATAAAATGATCGACAATGATCTCGCAATGaaaaagttcaaaaattaaaattattaataattacatttacaatatataaataagtgACTTCAAACTATTTTTGGAGTTTACTTTCTCTTAATAACTATTTTCTTTCTACTAACCGAACAATACATAAATGACTTCAGAACTAAAAAGTTTAAGATTCAAGgttatttagaatataattTCATTAGCTTTACATGACGAGTTACCTACTATTGAAGTGACTGTAAAAAGTATCATAATTTTAGTAAAGTACAAAATTCAGAGTTATAATATCCGGCTTTAAAGTTTAAGGACAATATATAAGTAAAAGCAATATTAAGGGATtataagtgtaatttacccaaagaaGAATAGGAAGAAAGTAGTAGGATTTTGTCTCCTAAAACTCCtacctctttcttttcttttctttttcacccTCTTCCTCAcccattattattatattcataTCTTCCACTCTCAACCTACCAAATATTTATCCTCTATTTAAACTCCCATCTCTCCTCACTTCCACTTCCCCAAACACACACCATTTCCCCCTCCTTCATCTCTCAATTTCCTCTCCATCGGTCCGATCAATTCAACAATCTCCGGCCTCCGTCTTGTATGATATCAAGAACAAATCTATGGCTCGCTTTTCAAGAATTCTCACCGGATTCGAATCTTCACCGACAACAACAACAACCGCAAATCCACCGGAATACGTCAACGTCGAGTCCGATTTCGTCGTCATCCTCGCCGCTCTTCTCTGCGCACTGATTTGCACAATCGGTCTCATTGCAGTAGCTCGTTGCGCTTGGCTCCGCCGCAGAGCAACCTCTTCTTCTACGACGTCGTCGTCGTCTCACTCTGCTGCTGCTAATAAAGGTTTAAAAAAGAAGGTACTCCACTCTCTCCCTAAATTCACTTACGGCGCATCTAAGGCCACCGTTGGCGGCGATTTTTGTGATTTCGCGTCGGCGGAATGCGCGATCTGTTTAGGCGAATTCTGCGATGGAGAGATCGTTAGGGTTTTACCACAGTGTGGACATGGATTTCATATTGGATGTATAGATACATGGCTCGGATCTCACTCTACTTGTCCTTCTTGCCGGCAGATTTTAGTGGTGGCGATTTGCCGGAAATGTGGTGTCTCCGATGACTGCAAAAGTAGAGTTCATAATGTCAgtgataataatattaatattaatattaataatgcCAGCTGTATTAGTACtaataatcaaagttcaagtGTAATTAGTGGTGAATTTTTGCCGtgaaaaactcaccaaaattaaaTTAGGAAAATTAGCTATAATTATGTAGagtttatattaattatatgtaTCATGCAAGAAAcaattgtttaattttataaagtacattaattaattaattaataccaactactttattttaaaatttagtttcatttgctaattttaatattttttttttgaatcaattttAATCTTTCTATGTAtgtgtttttttaatgttttttgttAGCTTAATCTTTATCCATTTTAtatggtaaattacactcatcgCCACTAAATTTtgccattttaacattatggtcactgaacatCAATTCTTAATGGTATAATCActgaaatttacattttttaacaccatTGATTACTTAAAATTTATTCTCTCTGATATTAGAACTGCATATCTCGGCTttgattgttttatttttttaagatacAAGCAACATACCTTCGATATATAATTCACtttaacttgtttttttttacaaccgaatgattaattgattaaattttacGCAAATTCAAAAGACTATTTAAACATTTTCTACAAATTCATAAAACTATCAaaacattttaaaagttcaggatcTGGTCAAAATTTTTGAACAAGTTGAGGGTGAATAATGTTTTAAGctttttataaattagaaaagaaattgGCATAATACCATGTGAAAATTGACATTATGAAGAATTAAATTTTagggttaaaagaaattatTGTAATGTCGGTTAAGAAAGTAATATTTTCGCTAATTAGTGTTCGGTCTGAGTGGTAAAGAGTTAAAATTTCAGCTTGTTaggtttgaggttcgattccACACTTCGTTAAGAAATTGACACATCCAGTGGCGGATGTACGAGGAAGGgaatgcaaaaatacccctaacgttttgggtcaggagcaattttacccctaacgtctaaaatggtacaattttatccctaatgttggaagccaaaatCAGTCTTACCCCtgacgttgataaattgggccaatttgagaaataattcatcaaaccgtcttctcggtcatgaatcttgtgatctacacttcacacatgcgttattttatcagtaccaaatcacaaacatatgtgggatgtgaaaaaaataagaaaaaaatattaaaaatatactacGAATTAGACAACaacaatttcaaaaaattcaccgaatttataaatattaatctccaattttattgttaaattacaaaaaacattatatcctttttttttagaacaaattgatatgcaattggtgcaaaatattGAAAAAAGATGATCCAATatatcaacgttaagggtaaaattgctcttggctacaaacattaggggtaaaattgcaccattttagacgttaggagtaaaattgctcctgacccaaaatgttaggagtacttttgctcttggctacaaacattagtctAAAAAAATTTTACATAGAGTTTTGATCCCTCccccctcaaatcctggatccgccactggaCACATCAGCAAACTATGGTGTTACATTTAGGCAAACGTTAttgttatttgatattttaatttcaGTTAATTGCCATTTGATGCGTTACACTTAGGCAAACGTCGTGTCATTTGATAAACCTTGAAATtgaatttgtgttattttatATGTGGAAGTAAATTTAGTATccgtttgttttcatttttagaaactgtttttttcattttaatacTAAATATGAAATAGAAAGTGTTAGGTAAAATTCCGAAACAGttgctttttttttacagaaaaaaTAACTAATATCCACTGTCTATCAGCAATAGCAACTAGCACAACAACCTTTACTCTTTCTCAAAATCTTGGCTTTAtctctaaattttatttagtgGTTAATAAAgggtaacttatttatttatttatgtttttttgtaatGTAATAATAGAAGAAATAGCAAATTCTATAAGAGACCTTTATAGATAATGTCTGGTCCAAGGACACAAAGTGAAGGagaatgaaacaaaaaaaagttaGGGAGATGCTTTACATTTCTCACTTATAAAGTCATTCTTCAAGATCAATTTATTCCTCCCACTTTTCACTTTATAATAATAGAAATGTATCCTTCACTATTTGGGTTCATCCAAAactagggttgtaaatgagtcGGATTCCTGTTCCTATCGCGGACGGGAGATCCTCAATTAGAATTCCCATGGGTGGAAATGAGGATTGTCTTATGCCACGTAAGTGAGAATGGGGGCAGAGACGAGGATAGGTGTTTCGGCTTCGTAAGAATCTCTATATTCGTCTCTGATATACTCCCACATGAATCCACAGGATCCCTGTGTTTTACTAAACTGCCCTTCAAACTTACAAAGGTTGCATGATAAAATAGttagattatattttatatttatgaaAGTTGGATTGTGGTGTCAAAAAGTTTAATGCATTgccttaaattaataaaaaaaaagtgaaaataaGTTTGAATTTGAAATATAAGTATGAACGAAGAAGCGGTGAGACTATTTGTAAGGAAATAGTAGAGAGGGAGATGCTCCTTCTTCTCTCTACATTTTCTGTTCTTCTTCTCAGCTCGCTGCCACCTTTATCGTCGTCTACTATTCCCTTCTcacatttttttcttatttttctctgTTCTATCATTCTAATCAGATTTACTCAGAGGACGGAGAGGGAaacttgtcttccttcttcttcctcttatctatgttttagatttagtttttagcttcaaatttactttttttttatcggtTTGAAGTCTATATATCTTATCAAGCTTCTTTTTCCATTAGATCTATATTTGTTAACTATACTTCTTTCatttattctttctttttttcagtCTTAGCAATAGCAGAAAAGATTCATATTGTCCGTAGATCTATAAATCTGTGTAATTGCAAAAAAAGAAATGACTCGGATCCGAATGTCTGGAAAAACCTAAATGATGGAGAATGGATTACAACGTGTTTCCAATAGGATTCAACTTATGAGAAAGATTTAATTTATATGTTTGTTGTGTTTGTACATTTTATGGTTTTTAGTCATTTTTGTAgccttttttcttctctttatgGATGTTGTACTAGTAATGGCTAGGAGGTTTATTACTCATAATTTTCGTACTGTATTTGTAGCTTCTAATCTAATAGAATGATATATGGTATTCCTGGATCATGCATCACTATCACATCTTTAAAACCAAGGATTCAGATCTTCAAGTTGTTCACACCTTCTGAAAAAGGGAATAGAGGAGCAGCCTGGATGACGAACTTCACAAGCTCCTATAACTTGGGTTTTTACGAATGTATTATGTCTCCTACAGACCTCCAGAATATCCTCTTTAAACATCATCATGCCACTTTTTTCGATGACAATGACGAGTTAGTTTCGTTTGTGctcgtttttttctttttcttcttgattcGTTTGTTCGGGCGTTTAGCCTTCcattgttatatatataaaagggtatgaaccaatttttattattattattattattgaaataGTGATAATACAAATGGGAACAAaatgataataaaataaaataaaaaatgtaggaAAAGGTAGATGCTTTGGCTTTAGGCATGATTTTCACATTTATCCAATTAAAAGAATACAAAGAAAAGAACTTTACAAGTGGTGATATTCCATGAAAATATGGagtagtaagataataattaatgATTGTGCTTTATC includes these proteins:
- the LOC136209008 gene encoding RING-H2 finger protein ATL8-like, which codes for MARFSRILTGFESSPTTTTTANPPEYVNVESDFVVILAALLCALICTIGLIAVARCAWLRRRATSSSTTSSSSHSAAANKGLKKKVLHSLPKFTYGASKATVGGDFCDFASAECAICLGEFCDGEIVRVLPQCGHGFHIGCIDTWLGSHSTCPSCRQILVVAICRKCGVSDDCKSRVHNVSDNNINININNASCISTNNQSSSVISGEFLP